GCCAGCCATCGCGAATGCGGTGAACACACCGATCGCGAAGAACGGCACCAGCGCATTCAGCTTCGCGCGCGTCACCAGCAGCAGGGCCACCGCGAGGGCGGTCAGCGTGATGATGCCGTTCGAGAACACCAGCCGGTGGCCGCGTTTGGTCAGCGGACGCGGCAGGAAGCGGTCCTCGGCGACGAAGCTCGCCAGCGCCGGGAATCCGTTGAACCCGGTGTTGGCACCGGCGAAAAGGATTGCGGCGCTGGATGCCTGGACGGAGAAGTAGAGCACATTGCCGAATGCACCGTGACCGAACACGGTGCGCGCGATCTCCGACAGCATCGACGGGTATTCATCGATGTACGGGGTCGCGTGCGTGACGTGAGCCAGCCAGGCCACGCCGGCCAGCAGGACCGCCAGGATGAAGGCCATCAAGGTCAGCACCTTGCGGGCGTTGCTGCCCTGCGGTTCACGAAAGACGTTGACGGTGTTGGAGATTGCCTCGACACCGGTCAGCGACGTACCGCCGTTGGCGAACGCCCGCAGCACCACCAGCACCGTCGCGCCCATCACCAGCCCGCCGCCCTGGTGCACCGGGACGGCGCCGTCGATGTGCGCCGAGTCATACTTCGGCAGGCCCCACATGACTTCGCGGATAAGGCCGGTCACGATGGTCAGCACGATCATGCCGACGAACCAGTAGGTGGTGACCGCGAAGATCCGGCCGGACTGCCGCAGCCCGCGCAGGTTCGCGATGCAGATCAGAACCAACACGGCGATCGTGAGTTCCAGGTGGTACGGCCGTAAGACCGGGATCGCCGACACCACCGCGACCGTTCCGGCGGCGGGCTGCACGGCGGCCGTGACGACGTAGTCGATCAGCAGCGCGGCGGCCGCGATCTGGGCGATCCGCGGTCCGAAGTTGTCGCGGGCCACCATGTACGCGCCACCGGTGCGGGTGTACGCCATGACAACGCCGCGGTAGGACGCCGACACCAGCAACAGGATGAACAACACGACACCCATGATCGGGAGCAGCAGTGTGAATGCCGCCATGCCCGCCCGCGGCAACAACTCCACCATGACCTGCTCGGGACCGAAGGCCGTCGAGGAGATCGCGTCGGGCGCAATCGCTCCCAGCGCAACCGGATTAGACAAGCGCTCCGATTCCAGCTGCTCGCTCGTCAAGGGCTTGCCGAGAAAGATCCGCTTCCAGCCGTCACTGAACGACGGCGGGATACTCGAATTGCGCTGTGTTGCTGTTACCACGAATCACTTTCCTCCGGAGTCGACGACCTGCGGAGACAAGTCATCCACGTAGGTCGGCTGCGGTCCGGGGCAACTGTAACGGATCAACCTGCTGGTCTGCTGAACTCGCGGTCTCGGCCTGTGCAGCACTCGCCTGCTGGATCCGGGTTTTGACGTCGTAGGCCACGATCTGTGCGCTGGCACCCGGAATCCGGCTCACGACCTTGGCAATCTGGTCGGCGGTGCGGTCGTGCAGGAACCGGCCCAGGAGCTGCGAGTACTCCCGGCGCGGCAGCAGCACCGTGACCTTGGTCTCCGCATGTTCGGCCATGATCTGTTCGACCAGCTCCTGGGCGGCGCGGCCGAGATTGCGGTCGTAACAGTCGATCAGCCGCAAATCGGTGACGTGCCCGAAGTGTTCCCATTCGTACTGGAGCCGTTCCGCGTGCGCGGAATCCAGCACGAAGTGCACGCAGCTCAGATCGTCGGCCCTGAGGCCCTTGGCGTAGCGCACCGCTTCCACCTCGGCCAGGTCGACCGAATCCACGAAGATCAGCACCCGGTGCCGGTCGTACTCGACCAGTGCGGGCGGGTCGAGCGCAGACGTCTCCAGCACCGACGCCTCGGCTCGGTACTGCTTGTTGAGCCGCATCAGCGCGAACACCAGGATGGGGAAGACCACGACCACCAGCCAGGCGCCCTCGGTGAACTTCGCTATCGCGAAGATCAGCACCACGATCGTCGACAGGATGCCGGCGGACAGGTTGATCACCAGCTTGTACCGCCATCCGGGCTCGCGAAGCCGGAGGTGATGTTTGGTCATCCCGTAGCCGGCCATCGAGAAGCCGGTGAACACCCCGATCGCGTAGAACGGCACCAGCGCGTTCACCGAACCGCCGGTGGCAATCAGCAGGCCCACCGCCAGCACGGTCAGCGTGATGATTCCGTTCGAAAACACCAGCCGCTGACCACGTTTCATCAACGGGCGGGGCAGGAAGCTGTCCTCCGCGACGAAGCTCGCCAGGGCGGGAAAGCCGTTGAAGCTGGTGTTACCGCCTGTGTAGAGGATCAAAGCGGTCGCGGCCTGCACCAGGAAGTAGAAAATGTTGCCAACGGTCCCGGCGCCGAACACCGCGCGGGCGATCTCGGACAGCATCGACGGATACCCGTCGGCGTAGGGGAAGGCGTGGGTGGCGTGGGCCAGCCAGGCCACCCCACCCAACAGGAATCCGAGCAGGCACGCCATGACGGTAAGCACCTTGCGAGCGTTGTTGCTCTCGGGCGGCCGGAAAGCGTTGACCGTGTTGGAAATGGCCTCGACGCCGGTCAGCGACGAACCGCCGTTGGCGAAGGCCCGCAGCACGATCAGCAGGGTGGCGCCCATGATGAGGCCGTTGCCCTGGTGTACCGGGATCGCGCCGGCGGTGTGCTCAGGGTCGTAGAGCGGCAATCCTCCCAGCAATTCCCGAGTAACTCCGACGATAATTGTCAGCGAAACCATTCCGGTGAAAAAGTAAGTCGGTGCCGCGAAAGGAGCGCCGGCTTCGCGTAATCCGCGCAAATTCGCGTAACACATGATGAGCACGATCCCGACGGTCATTTCCAGGCTGTAGGGCCCGAGCGCGGGAATCGCCGACACCACGGCGACAGTGCCGGCCGCGCACTGCACCGCGACGGTGACGACGTAGTCGATGAGCAGGGAGGCCGCGGCGATCTGCGCGACCTTCGGCCCGAAGTTCTCCCGCGCGACGACGTACGAGCCACCGGAACGGGTGTAGGCCATCACCACCTGCCGGTACGACGCCGCCACCAGGACCAGGATCAACAGGATGACGCCGGTCACCGGGATCAGCAGCGTGAACGCAGCCAGGCCGGCCGCCGGCAGCAGTTCGATCATGATCTGCTCGGGACCGTAGGCGGTCGAGGAGATGGCGTCGGGCGACAGCACGCCGAGCGCGACGGGGTTCGACAGCCGCTCGTGCTGGAGCTGATCGTTGATCATCGGCCTTCCGAGGAAGACCCGCTTACACCGGTCGGAAAACGACGGCGATATCCGTAGCTCGCCGGCCAGTTGTGACATAGCAAACACCTCACGCAAATTCCGGGATTTCACTGAAAACGGGCTTGGACCCCGGCAAAGCCTACGAGTTTCAGCTGATAAACGCCCGTCGGAAACCGCGTATCCAGCTGGTCTTTTACCGTTCTTAACGGAATCCTGACGCCGAACGGCGCCGGCTAGCCAGTCGGCGCGGCCGGAGCCTGTGGAGAGTCCGCAGTGAATGCTCCGTCAGCAAGCTCGTCGAAGCGCTCGAGTCCCTCGTCGACGTCGTGGTCGATACCGCGCAGCGGGCCCGCCTCCATGAGGTGGCGGCGGGCATAGAGTCGCGCCACCAAGGCCTTGCGGTCGGTGCCGCCGGTCGCCTGCTCCCAGGCCGCCTGTTCGGTCAACAGGGCGCCCGCATAGACATCGCCCATGAACGCCGACAGCGGAAAGAGTCGTGCCTCCGCCACGTCGGCGGGCAGTTTGGCCCAGGCGGCGATGGCCGCCTCGAGGTCCTCGACGCGCCGCCGCACCAGCCGGGTGGTCTCGTCGTCGTCGGACACCGAGATCGCGTCGTGCAGCCGTTCCAGCAGCGGCTCGTGGGCGCCGATGCGCTCGATGCCACGCCGCACGTCCAGGCAGAGGATGTTGTCGGCACCCTCCCAGATCGTGTTGACCTGAGCATCGCGCAAAAGCCTTGCCACCGGCCAGGTTTCGATATACCCGTTGCCGCCGTGGATCTCGATGGCGTCAGAGGCCATCGTGATGCCGAGCCGGCACACCTTGAGTTTGGTGACCGGCACCGCGATGCGCTGGCGGATCGGCCGGGGTTGGCGGTGGTTCGGTAATCCGACGCCGTCGAACACCATCGCCTGCGCCGCCTCGACGTCGACGATCATCTCGGCGAGCTTGCGGCGCATCAGCGGCTTACCGATCAGCCGGCCACCGAAGGCCTCTCGCTGCCTTGCGTAACAGAGCGATTCGACCAGCGCGCGCCGCGAATTACCCAGCGCGAACAGGGCGATGCCCAGCCGGGCGGCGTTGGTCAGCTCCATCATCCGGCCCAGACCCTTGCCGTCGGAGGCCTGCGATTCGGACTCGGCGGTTGGCTCGCCGGACAGTAGGAAAGCCTCGGCGTCGACGAGCTCGATCTCGCCGGAGGCCACCGACCGGGTGCCCAGCTTGTCCTTGAGCCGTCGGATCCGGATCCCGTTGCGGGAGCCGTCGCGTCGATTGCGCAACACCAGGAAGCTCGCCGCCCCGCGGCTGGAGTCGGGAGCGCCCTCGGGCTTGGCCAACACCACGAACACCTGGCCGTCGCAGTTGGACGCGAACCACTTGAAACCGTTGAGCCGCCAGGCATCTCCGTCTCGGGTGGCGGTGGTTTCGAGCGCCCCGAGGTCGGAGCCACCGGCCCGCTCGGTCAGCAGCTGCGCGGTCTCGCCCTCCCACTCGCCGCTGGCGAACTTGTCCAGCACGTGCTCCCGAACGTCGGCCGGAGCGTAGGCAGCAACCAGTGACTTGACCATTCCGCCGCCGGTTCCCAGCGCGCAGCCCAGGCCGATATCGGCCTGATCCAGCAGGTAGTTCGCGGCGAACAGCGGCATCGACGACCGGAAACCGGCCTGCCGCGCGTCGTCCTTGAGCGCCTGCTGCGCGGCCAGCACCGCGCGCTTGGACTCGACGAACGACGGCGGCTGGACCACCTCGCTGACGTCGTGGCCCCAGCGGTCGTAGCGCTCGAGGTGCGCCGGGTTGCGGTCGGTCTGCTCGGCCCACCGGGCCACCGGACCGCCCATCAGCGCGCCGATCCCGTCCAGATGCGGCTCGGCGACGGCCAACTCGTCGGGCGTCAAGTAGTAGGCCACCGTCCGCTGCAGGGTGGGATCGCTCAGGTACCAGTTGCGGCCGACGGCGCCGCGGTAGTTCTCGGTCCGGTAGCGCTCCGACTTCTCCGGAGTGCTGAACGGCAGCTGGTCGACCTGCTCTTCGGCGTACCGGCTCATTGCAACCGCTCGGCCGCGGCGGCAATGCGCTCGTCGGTGGCCGTCAGCGCCACCCGGACGTGGTGGGCGCCGCGGGACCCGTAGAACTCGCCGGGCGCCGCCAGGATGCCGCGCTGCGCGAGCCAGCCGACGGTGTCGCGACACGGTTCGCCGCGCGTCACCCACAGATAGAGGCCGGCCTCGGAGTGGTCGACGGTGAACCCGGCCGCGCGGAACGCCGGAAGCAGGACGTCGCGGCGCCGCCGATAGCGGTCGCGCTGCTCGCGCTCGTGGTCGTCGTCGTCGAGCGCGGCGACCATCGCCGCCTGCACGGGCCGCGACACCATCATCCCGGCGTGCTTGCGGACCGCCAGGAGCTCGCCGACCAAGGCGGGGTCGCCCGCGACGAAGCCGGCGCGGTAGCCGGCCAGCGAGGAACTCTTGGACAGCGAGTGCACGGCCAGCAGACCGGTGTGGTCGCCGTCGGACACCGACGGATGCAGCACCGACAACGGCTCGGCGTCCCAGGCCAGCCCCAGGTAACACTCGTCGGAGGCCACGACGACGCCGCGTTCGCGCGCCCAGCCGACCAGCTTGCGCAGATGGTCGACGCCCAGCACCTGCCCGGTCGGGTTACCCGGCGAGTTCACGAACAGCAGCGCCGGCGACTGCGGGCCGATCTGGGTGAGCGAGTCGGCGACCAGCACCTGCGCCCCGGCCAGCCGGGCCCCGACGTCGTACGTCGGGTAGGCCAGCTCGGGCACCACGACCAAATCCGCGGAGCCCAGGCCCAGCAGCGTCGGCAGCCAGGCGATCAGCTCCTTGGTGCCGATCACCGGCAGCACGGCCGATTCGGCCAGCCCGGTGATGCCGTAGCGGCGATCCAGCGCGGCGACTGCCGACTCACGCAGTTCGAGGGTGCCCGCGGTGGTCGGGTAGCCCGGCTCGGCGCTGGCCGAGGCGAGCGCGTCGCGGATCAGCGGGGCCACCGGGTCGACCGGCGTGCCGACCGAGAGGTCGACGATGCCGCCGGGGTGCGACCTGGCCAGCGCGGTCACGTCGGCCAGGGTGTCCCACGGGAACTCCGGCAATAACGCCGACACGCGCCGGCGATCAGTCAGCGGGGTCAGTCATGCTCCTGCGGCGCAAGATCCTTGACCGGCTGCGGGTCGTTGTCGGTCTGGCCGACTTTCGCTGCGCCACCGGGAGATCCGAGTTCGGCGAAGAAGTCCGCGTTGATCTGGGTGTACTGGCTCCACTGCTCGGGGACATCGTCCTCGTAGTAGATCGCCTCGACCGGGCAGACCGGCTCGCAGGCACCGCAGTCGACGCATTCGTCGGGGTGGATGAACAACATCCGAGCGCCCTCATAGATGCAGTCAACCGGGCATTCTTCGATACATGCCTTGTCTTTCAGGTCGACGCAGGGTTGGGCGATCGTGTACGTCACAGACGTCTCCTCACGGTCTCCAGTGGCTGGCTGGGTGCGCCGGTAGGTGCTGCTGACTTCCCGGCGGTGAAATGTCTTGGTTACTGATACTAGACGTTGCATATACAACGCAAGCACCAGGTCACTATGCGCGTCGCTGCACTGCACCTAGTTGCATAGGGTGGTCGCGACTACCTATGCTGCGCCGGTGGCACTCCCCCACGCGATCCTGGTCTCGCTCTGCGAACAATCCGGGTCCGGCTACGAGCTGACGCGCCGGTTCGACCGCTCGATCGGCTACTTCTGGAGCGCCACCCACCAGCAGATCTACCGCACGCTGCGGGCCATGGAGGGCGACGGCTGGGTGTCGGCCACGGTGGTGGCGCAACGGGGCCGCCCGGACAAGAAGGTCTACACGGTCTCCACCGCCGGGCGCGCCGAGCTGGCCCGCTGGATCGCGGCACCCCTGACCAACCCGAGCACACGCGAGCTCGCCGTCAAGCTGCGCGGCGCGGCCTACAGCGATCGCGCGGCGCTGCTCGAGCAGGTCGTCGCCTTCCGCGCCGAGCGCGCCGCCGTCCTGGACACCTACCGGGGATTCGAGAAGACGCAATTTCCCGACCCGAAGGCGTTGCGGGACAGCGCCTTAGACCAGTATTTGGTGCTGCGCGGCGGAATTCGCACCGAAGAAGGCACCATCGATTGGCTCGACGAAGTCGCCTCAGCCCTGGAGGTAAACCGATGACTTATCCAAACCTGTTGTCGCCGTTGGATCTCGGGTTCACCACGCTGCGCAACCGGGTGATCATGGGCTCGATGCACACCGGACTGGAGGATCGCGCCCGTAATACCGGACGGCTCGCCGAGTATTTCGCCGAGCGCGCGCACGGCGGCGTCGGGCTGATCATCACCGGTGGCTACGCGCCCAACCGGACCGGATGGCTGCTGCCGTTCGCCTCCGACCTGACCTCGTCGGCCCAGGTCCGCAGACACCGCTCGATCACCACGGCGGTGCACGATGGTGGCGGCAAAATCCTGCTGCAGATCCTGCACGCCGGCCGCTACGCCTACCATCCGCTGTCGGTGAGTGCGTCGTCAATCAAGGCCCCCATCAATCCATTTCGACCACGCAAGCTGTCGTCGGGCGGCGTGCAGAGCACCATCGACGACTTCGCCCGTTGCGCGCAACTGGCCCGCGAGGCCGGCTATGACGGCGTCGAGATCATGGGCAGCGAAGGCTATCTGCTCAACCAATTCCTCGCCGAGCGCACCAACAAGCGCAAGGACGGCTGGGGTGGGTCCGCCGAGAAGCGCCGGCGCTTTCCCGTCGAGATCGTGCGACGGGCCCGCGCCGCCACCGGATCCGACTTCATCATCTGCTACCGGATGTCGATGGCCGACTTCGTCGAGGGCGGCCAGAGTTGGGACGACGTCCTCGCTCTCGCAACCGAAGTCGAGGCCGCCGGCGCGACGATGATCAACTCGGGCTTCGGCTGGCACGAGGCGCGGGTGCCTACGATCGTCACCTCGGTGCCCAACAATGCCTTCGTCGACATCAGTCACGCCGTCGCGGGTCACGTGAATATCCCGGTGGTGGCGTCGAATCGGATCAACATGCCCCAGGCCGCCGAGCAGATCCTGGCCGACACGCACGTGCAGCTGGTCTCGATGGCACGCCCGCTGCTGGCCGACCCGGAATGGGTGCTCAAGGCGCAGGCCGACCGTGACGACGAGATCAACACCTGCATCGCCTGCAATCAGGCCTGCCTGGACCATGCGTTCGTGCACAAGACGGTGTCGTGTCTGCTCAACCCGCGGGCCGGCCACGAAACAGAACTGGTGCTGTCCCCCACCCGGCGCACCCGGTCGATCGCGGTCGTCGGGGCCGGGCCGGCCGGTCTGGCCGCCGCGGTGAACGCCGCGGGACGCGGCCATCGGGTGACCCTGTTCGAGGCCAACGAGCACATCGGCGGCCAGTTCGACATGGCCCGTCGCATCCCGGGCAAAGAGGAATTCAACGAGACCATCCGGTATTTCACGACGATGCTCGCGACCAACGGTGTCGACGTGCGCCTCGGCACCCGGGTGTCGGCGGCCGATCTGGCCGGTTACGACCACGT
The sequence above is a segment of the Candidatus Mycobacterium wuenschmannii genome. Coding sequences within it:
- a CDS encoding acyl-CoA dehydrogenase family protein, with product MSRYAEEQVDQLPFSTPEKSERYRTENYRGAVGRNWYLSDPTLQRTVAYYLTPDELAVAEPHLDGIGALMGGPVARWAEQTDRNPAHLERYDRWGHDVSEVVQPPSFVESKRAVLAAQQALKDDARQAGFRSSMPLFAANYLLDQADIGLGCALGTGGGMVKSLVAAYAPADVREHVLDKFASGEWEGETAQLLTERAGGSDLGALETTATRDGDAWRLNGFKWFASNCDGQVFVVLAKPEGAPDSSRGAASFLVLRNRRDGSRNGIRIRRLKDKLGTRSVASGEIELVDAEAFLLSGEPTAESESQASDGKGLGRMMELTNAARLGIALFALGNSRRALVESLCYARQREAFGGRLIGKPLMRRKLAEMIVDVEAAQAMVFDGVGLPNHRQPRPIRQRIAVPVTKLKVCRLGITMASDAIEIHGGNGYIETWPVARLLRDAQVNTIWEGADNILCLDVRRGIERIGAHEPLLERLHDAISVSDDDETTRLVRRRVEDLEAAIAAWAKLPADVAEARLFPLSAFMGDVYAGALLTEQAAWEQATGGTDRKALVARLYARRHLMEAGPLRGIDHDVDEGLERFDELADGAFTADSPQAPAAPTG
- the dapC gene encoding succinyldiaminopimelate transaminase, with product MSALLPEFPWDTLADVTALARSHPGGIVDLSVGTPVDPVAPLIRDALASASAEPGYPTTAGTLELRESAVAALDRRYGITGLAESAVLPVIGTKELIAWLPTLLGLGSADLVVVPELAYPTYDVGARLAGAQVLVADSLTQIGPQSPALLFVNSPGNPTGQVLGVDHLRKLVGWARERGVVVASDECYLGLAWDAEPLSVLHPSVSDGDHTGLLAVHSLSKSSSLAGYRAGFVAGDPALVGELLAVRKHAGMMVSRPVQAAMVAALDDDDHEREQRDRYRRRRDVLLPAFRAAGFTVDHSEAGLYLWVTRGEPCRDTVGWLAQRGILAAPGEFYGSRGAHHVRVALTATDERIAAAAERLQ
- the fdxA gene encoding ferredoxin; the encoded protein is MTYTIAQPCVDLKDKACIEECPVDCIYEGARMLFIHPDECVDCGACEPVCPVEAIYYEDDVPEQWSQYTQINADFFAELGSPGGAAKVGQTDNDPQPVKDLAPQEHD
- a CDS encoding PadR family transcriptional regulator, whose product is MALPHAILVSLCEQSGSGYELTRRFDRSIGYFWSATHQQIYRTLRAMEGDGWVSATVVAQRGRPDKKVYTVSTAGRAELARWIAAPLTNPSTRELAVKLRGAAYSDRAALLEQVVAFRAERAAVLDTYRGFEKTQFPDPKALRDSALDQYLVLRGGIRTEEGTIDWLDEVASALEVNR
- a CDS encoding NADPH-dependent 2,4-dienoyl-CoA reductase translates to MTYPNLLSPLDLGFTTLRNRVIMGSMHTGLEDRARNTGRLAEYFAERAHGGVGLIITGGYAPNRTGWLLPFASDLTSSAQVRRHRSITTAVHDGGGKILLQILHAGRYAYHPLSVSASSIKAPINPFRPRKLSSGGVQSTIDDFARCAQLAREAGYDGVEIMGSEGYLLNQFLAERTNKRKDGWGGSAEKRRRFPVEIVRRARAATGSDFIICYRMSMADFVEGGQSWDDVLALATEVEAAGATMINSGFGWHEARVPTIVTSVPNNAFVDISHAVAGHVNIPVVASNRINMPQAAEQILADTHVQLVSMARPLLADPEWVLKAQADRDDEINTCIACNQACLDHAFVHKTVSCLLNPRAGHETELVLSPTRRTRSIAVVGAGPAGLAAAVNAAGRGHRVTLFEANEHIGGQFDMARRIPGKEEFNETIRYFTTMLATNGVDVRLGTRVSAADLAGYDHVVLATGVAPRIPDIPGIDHPMVLTYGEAITGVKPLGKSVAVIGAGGIGFDVSEFLVTDVSPTLNLKDWKTEWGAADPWEAPGALITPLPAPPAREVYLLQRSSGAQGRKLGKTSGWVHRASLKAKGVQQLSGVNYERVSDEGLLISFGPKRERPQLLEVDNVVVCAGQEPVRDLEDELRRDGVSLHIIGGAAVAAELDAKRAIRQGTELAARL